In one window of Streptosporangiales bacterium DNA:
- a CDS encoding replication initiation protein, translated as MPLEVIRSTAETEGVCVKPVITRLHDTQENTSRLVPIPCGSTRETRCPSCADKNRRLRMQQCREGWHLDVEPVTDGQGDGGEEDDLDEESGDTSRRVRSTRRRQDAPDLPRHEVASHTIGPTFGTEDRQYRPSMFGTFTLGSYGRVREDGTPVDPEAYDYRRAALDAMHFPKLVDRLWQNLRRAIGWKVQYFAVVEPQRRLAPHLHAAIRGAIPRQLLKQVVAGTYHQVWWPTFDQPVYVDELPTWDPDIGGYIDPHTGELLPTWEQALDRLDADPDAEPAHVVRFGEQTDLQGILAGTDQADRRIGYLCKYLTKSITDTYDAEEMTARRAAHVDRLWEQTRWLPCSPTCANWLRYGIQPKNARPELQPGLCRGKAHRRETVGCGGRRVLVSRQWTGKTLTDHRADRAAVVRAVLEEAGIHAPDIDRYSTKITTDDGRPRYVWTPVHADEDELPEYRHVLLAALRERQRWRTQYEQAKERAGPMLAELSATDDPATAAA; from the coding sequence ATCCCGCTGGAGGTGATCCGGTCCACCGCGGAAACCGAGGGAGTCTGCGTCAAACCGGTCATCACCCGGCTGCACGACACCCAAGAGAACACATCGCGGCTGGTGCCCATCCCATGCGGGTCCACCCGCGAGACCCGATGCCCATCGTGCGCGGACAAGAACCGGCGCCTGCGGATGCAGCAATGCCGCGAAGGCTGGCACCTCGACGTTGAACCCGTCACCGACGGCCAGGGCGACGGCGGTGAGGAGGACGACCTGGACGAGGAGTCGGGGGATACGTCGCGGCGGGTGCGGTCGACACGTCGGCGGCAGGACGCCCCGGATCTGCCTCGCCACGAGGTGGCCTCGCACACGATCGGGCCGACGTTCGGCACCGAGGACCGGCAGTACCGGCCAAGCATGTTCGGCACCTTCACCCTCGGCTCCTACGGCCGGGTCCGCGAGGACGGCACCCCGGTCGACCCGGAGGCCTACGACTACCGGCGCGCGGCGCTGGACGCGATGCACTTCCCAAAGCTGGTCGACCGGCTCTGGCAGAACCTCCGCCGCGCCATCGGATGGAAGGTTCAGTACTTCGCCGTCGTCGAACCGCAACGGCGCCTCGCGCCCCACTTGCACGCCGCGATCCGGGGCGCGATCCCTCGACAGCTGCTCAAGCAGGTCGTCGCGGGCACGTATCACCAGGTGTGGTGGCCGACCTTCGACCAGCCGGTGTACGTGGACGAGCTGCCCACCTGGGACCCAGACATCGGCGGGTACATCGACCCCCACACCGGCGAGCTGCTGCCGACCTGGGAGCAGGCACTCGACCGCCTCGACGCCGACCCGGACGCCGAGCCCGCGCACGTGGTCCGGTTCGGGGAACAGACCGACCTGCAGGGCATCCTCGCCGGCACTGACCAGGCGGACCGGCGGATCGGGTACCTGTGCAAGTACCTCACCAAATCGATCACCGACACCTACGACGCCGAAGAAATGACAGCTCGGCGCGCGGCGCACGTAGATCGGTTGTGGGAGCAGACGCGGTGGTTGCCGTGCTCCCCGACGTGTGCGAACTGGCTGCGCTACGGCATCCAACCCAAGAACGCCCGCCCCGAACTCCAGCCGGGACTATGCCGAGGGAAAGCACACCGCCGGGAAACGGTCGGCTGCGGCGGCCGGCGGGTCCTGGTGTCACGGCAGTGGACCGGAAAGACCCTCACCGACCACCGTGCCGACCGGGCAGCCGTGGTCCGGGCGGTGCTCGAGGAAGCCGGCATCCACGCCCCCGACATCGACCGCTACTCCACCAAGATCACCACCGACGACGGCCGGCCCCGCTACGTGTGGACGCCCGTGCACGCCGACGAGGACGAGCTACCGGAGTACCGGCACGTCTTGCTCGCCGCACTCCGCGAACGGCAGCGATGGCGAACCCAGTACGAGCAGGCCAAAGAACGCGCCGGACCGATGCTCGCAGAACTTTCGGCAACCGACGATCCCGCCACGGCGGCGGCATGA
- a CDS encoding helix-turn-helix domain-containing protein, with translation MDRLLTVREAAPLLGAKNERFPRRLIAERRIRFVRTGRHVRIPESAIREYREANTVMPIARDKSGRVVAA, from the coding sequence ATGGACAGGCTACTGACGGTCCGCGAGGCAGCGCCTCTGCTCGGGGCGAAGAACGAGCGGTTCCCCCGCCGGCTCATCGCCGAACGGCGAATCCGGTTCGTCCGCACTGGGCGCCACGTGCGCATCCCCGAGTCGGCTATCCGCGAGTACCGCGAGGCGAACACGGTGATGCCCATCGCCCGGGACAAGT
- a CDS encoding cell division protein FtsK yields MAGWVEKAAPGVSSATVKLPVSTAVALLVLAFGWRVVWFLVRQWPLWLAGGLTVVAFRLYDGLGGYGLSGTGAGVVVVLVAWALLHRRSFRVCVYWPVRGWIRGLVKYARGWGELMAVCKLSKKVRSNHRVPRLLRTRSTSTVDRVRVKTLRGQTLADFAENTDRFAESTGAVDCRVRRLCWPGLTIAGRQLIRRRLRARVLDLWFLIRDPLAELVPLFPVDDRPNLKRLPLALREDGLTWTLRLLGTHVLIAGKTGAGKGSVLWSLIRALGPAVRDGSVELWVIDPKGGMELAAGQALFARYCYGDRTSTDDGQRLAFQTEYAEFLESLVDRMRQRQQELRGIFRTHKARPGDPHVVVLIDELAALTSYVPDRKVKARIEDALNLLLSQGRACGISVVAALQDARKEVANNRGLFPTRIGLALGEEDETDLILGTTARKNGARCDQIDEQTSGVGFVAVDESREPVRVRFAYVDDEEIAHLTHAHRPQSLPVDPYPADPIEETHR; encoded by the coding sequence ATGGCGGGCTGGGTGGAGAAGGCCGCGCCGGGTGTCTCCTCGGCGACAGTCAAGCTGCCGGTCAGCACCGCCGTCGCATTGCTCGTCCTGGCGTTCGGCTGGCGGGTCGTGTGGTTCCTGGTCCGGCAATGGCCGCTGTGGCTCGCCGGCGGCCTGACGGTGGTCGCGTTCCGGCTGTATGACGGCCTCGGCGGCTACGGCCTGTCCGGCACCGGCGCCGGCGTTGTGGTTGTGCTGGTGGCGTGGGCGCTGCTGCATCGCCGGTCGTTCCGCGTGTGCGTGTACTGGCCGGTCCGGGGCTGGATTCGCGGCCTGGTCAAGTACGCGCGCGGCTGGGGCGAGCTGATGGCCGTGTGCAAGCTGTCGAAGAAGGTCCGCTCGAACCATCGCGTACCGCGGCTGCTTCGCACCCGCTCGACGAGCACGGTGGACCGGGTGCGGGTGAAGACCCTACGCGGCCAGACGCTCGCGGACTTCGCCGAGAACACCGACCGGTTCGCCGAGAGCACCGGTGCGGTGGACTGCCGGGTCCGGCGCCTGTGCTGGCCGGGCCTGACGATCGCCGGCCGGCAGCTCATCCGGCGGCGGTTGCGGGCACGGGTGCTGGACCTGTGGTTCCTCATCCGCGATCCGCTGGCCGAGTTGGTGCCGCTGTTCCCGGTCGATGATCGACCGAACCTGAAGCGGCTGCCGCTGGCGCTGCGTGAGGACGGGCTGACCTGGACGCTTCGACTGCTGGGCACGCACGTGCTGATCGCGGGGAAGACCGGCGCCGGCAAGGGCAGCGTGTTGTGGTCGCTGATCCGCGCCCTCGGCCCGGCGGTCCGGGACGGGTCGGTGGAGCTGTGGGTGATCGACCCGAAGGGCGGCATGGAACTCGCCGCCGGGCAGGCCCTGTTCGCCCGCTACTGCTACGGCGACCGCACCAGCACCGATGACGGGCAGCGGCTGGCGTTCCAAACCGAATACGCCGAGTTCCTCGAATCCCTCGTCGACCGGATGCGGCAACGGCAACAGGAGCTGCGGGGCATCTTCCGCACCCACAAGGCGAGGCCGGGTGACCCGCACGTCGTCGTGCTGATCGACGAGCTCGCCGCGCTCACCTCCTACGTGCCTGACCGGAAGGTTAAGGCCCGGATCGAGGACGCGTTGAACCTGCTGCTCTCCCAGGGCCGCGCGTGCGGGATCTCCGTGGTCGCCGCGTTGCAGGACGCGCGGAAGGAGGTCGCGAACAACCGGGGCCTGTTCCCCACCCGCATCGGCCTCGCCCTCGGCGAGGAAGACGAGACCGACCTGATCCTCGGCACCACCGCGAGGAAGAACGGCGCCCGTTGCGACCAGATCGACGAGCAAACCTCTGGTGTCGGGTTCGTCGCCGTGGACGAGTCGCGTGAGCCGGTGCGGGTGCGGTTCGCCTACGTCGACGACGAGGAGATCGCCCACCTGACCCACGCCCACCGGCCACAGTCCCTGCCGGTGGACCCGTACCCGGCCGATCCGATCGAGGAGACCCACCGATGA